One genomic window of Cellulophaga sp. Hel_I_12 includes the following:
- a CDS encoding GNAT family N-acetyltransferase, which yields MKFSIRKATKEDMAQVLHLIHELAIFEKEENAVEVRVEDLVKDGFGPTPLFQCFVAETSEGIKGLALVYARYSTWKGPTLHLEDLIVTEKMRGTGMGTALLNEVIRYGHALGVKRINWEVLDWNEPAIAFYESKGANVMRNWDVVHLDEKGIQNYIRKI from the coding sequence ATGAAATTTTCTATTAGGAAAGCAACGAAAGAAGACATGGCGCAAGTATTGCATTTAATTCATGAGTTAGCGATTTTTGAGAAAGAAGAAAATGCTGTTGAAGTTCGTGTTGAAGATTTAGTAAAAGATGGCTTTGGCCCCACACCATTGTTTCAATGTTTTGTGGCCGAAACTTCGGAAGGTATAAAAGGCTTAGCCTTAGTGTATGCTAGATATTCTACTTGGAAAGGACCAACCTTGCATTTAGAAGATTTAATAGTAACTGAAAAAATGCGGGGTACTGGTATGGGAACAGCCTTATTGAATGAAGTTATTCGCTATGGACATGCTTTAGGCGTAAAACGAATAAATTGGGAAGTTCTCGATTGGAATGAACCCGCGATAGCTTTTTATGAAAGTAAGGGGGCAAATGTGATGCGCAATTGGGATGTAGTGCATTTAGACGAAAAAGGAATACAAAATTATATACGTAAAATATGA
- a CDS encoding aspartate kinase: MRIFKFGGASVKDAAGIKNVVEVLRQVGYENTLVVISAMGKSTNAMETVVNTYFKDKTETSAAIQEVLKYHNDILIDLFENENHPIFKKIKGLFDEVQGFLIWNKSPKYNFVYDQVIGYGELVSTTIVSAYFNEIEIKNNWLDVRELIKTDDNYRDVSIHWEKTQENITKGIDKKQLHITQGFIGSDDNNFMTTLGREGSDYSAAILAYCLNATEVTIWKDVPGVLNADPRYFENAQLLNQISYREAIELAFYGASVIHPKTLQPLQRKEIPLHVKSFIHPLDKGTTVGKGIGIEPKIPCFIVKKNQVLMKLSSLDFSFIVEDNISQLFKLLHDHKMKVDLIQNSAISFSVCFDNKFGRLHELLDTLKGKFKVVHQEGVSLYTIRHFDTEAITSLQKDKEILLEQRGKETVQLVVK; encoded by the coding sequence ATGAGAATTTTTAAGTTCGGAGGAGCTTCAGTTAAGGATGCAGCGGGTATTAAAAATGTGGTAGAAGTACTGCGTCAAGTGGGGTATGAAAATACCCTTGTGGTCATTTCGGCTATGGGTAAAAGTACCAATGCTATGGAGACTGTTGTAAATACGTATTTTAAGGACAAAACTGAAACTTCTGCTGCAATTCAAGAGGTATTAAAGTATCATAATGATATTTTGATTGATTTATTCGAGAATGAAAATCACCCTATCTTTAAAAAAATTAAAGGTTTATTCGATGAAGTTCAAGGTTTTTTAATTTGGAACAAATCGCCCAAATACAATTTTGTTTATGACCAGGTTATCGGGTATGGTGAATTAGTGTCAACGACTATTGTTAGTGCCTATTTTAATGAAATAGAGATAAAAAATAATTGGTTAGATGTTCGAGAGTTGATCAAAACAGACGATAATTATCGGGATGTGTCCATCCATTGGGAAAAAACACAAGAAAATATAACTAAAGGCATTGATAAAAAGCAATTACATATCACACAGGGTTTTATAGGGAGCGATGATAATAATTTCATGACGACTTTAGGCCGTGAAGGATCTGACTACTCAGCTGCAATTTTAGCCTATTGTTTAAATGCCACTGAAGTCACTATTTGGAAAGATGTGCCTGGTGTTTTGAACGCCGATCCACGATATTTTGAAAATGCGCAGTTGCTCAATCAAATTTCGTATCGAGAAGCTATAGAGCTGGCTTTTTACGGTGCATCGGTCATACACCCTAAAACCTTGCAGCCTTTACAACGCAAAGAAATTCCACTACACGTTAAATCATTTATTCATCCTTTGGATAAAGGAACTACGGTTGGAAAAGGAATAGGAATTGAACCAAAAATACCCTGTTTTATTGTGAAAAAAAATCAGGTATTGATGAAATTATCTTCTTTAGATTTTTCATTTATTGTAGAAGACAATATTAGTCAGCTTTTTAAATTACTGCACGATCATAAAATGAAAGTAGACTTAATTCAGAATTCTGCGATTAGTTTTTCGGTTTGTTTTGACAATAAATTTGGGAGACTTCATGAATTGCTAGATACCTTAAAAGGCAAATTTAAGGTGGTTCATCAAGAAGGTGTTTCTTTATACACCATTAGGCATTTTGATACAGAAGCAATTACCTCTTTGCAAAAAGATAAAGAAATTTTATTAGAACAGCGTGGTAAAGAAACCGTTCAACTTGTGGTAAAATAA